The Flavobacterium faecale genome has a segment encoding these proteins:
- a CDS encoding ThuA domain-containing protein — translation MKQTKKNHFTVLTALLALVFVFSTGTSFAKKSNKVLIFSKTAKFHHQSIPAGIKAIMKLGEENGFKTDTTTNSKNFNKENLKQYAAVIFLSPTGDVLNEEQQQAFEQYIKSGGGFMGVHAATDCEYDWAWYGNLVGAYFSSHPKQQEAVLKVSDRKHISTKHLPADWKRKDEWYNFKWMAPDLKVLVSIDETSYDAGKGKMGANHPMAWYHNFDGGRAFYTELGHTDESYKEPLFLQHLLGGIKYAMGKSK, via the coding sequence ATGAAACAAACCAAAAAGAACCATTTTACTGTATTAACTGCTTTATTGGCGCTTGTATTTGTCTTTTCGACAGGAACTAGTTTTGCTAAGAAATCAAATAAAGTTTTGATTTTCAGTAAAACAGCAAAGTTTCACCATCAATCGATTCCGGCTGGCATAAAAGCGATTATGAAACTGGGAGAAGAAAACGGGTTTAAAACTGATACTACCACAAACAGCAAGAATTTCAATAAAGAAAATTTAAAGCAATATGCGGCGGTTATCTTCTTAAGTCCAACAGGTGACGTTTTGAACGAAGAGCAACAACAAGCCTTCGAACAGTATATTAAATCTGGTGGTGGTTTTATGGGGGTTCATGCAGCAACAGATTGTGAATACGACTGGGCTTGGTATGGCAATTTAGTTGGAGCCTATTTTTCTAGCCATCCCAAACAACAAGAAGCTGTTTTGAAAGTAAGTGATCGCAAACATATTTCGACCAAACACCTTCCAGCCGACTGGAAGAGAAAAGACGAATGGTACAATTTTAAATGGATGGCACCAGATTTAAAAGTGCTTGTTTCTATTGACGAGACTTCTTATGATGCTGGAAAAGGCAAAATGGGAGCTAATCACCCAATGGCATGGTACCACAATTTTGATGGTGGAAGGGCATTTTATACAGAGCTGGGGCATACGGATGAATCCTATAAAGAACCGTTATTTCTGCAGCATTTATTAGGCGGAATTAAATATGCAATGGGTAAAAGCAAATAA
- a CDS encoding TonB-dependent receptor — protein MKKVLLLCLMLTCSFAVLANQSFQFKGKVVNNVNQGISNATIEILNTNHYTTSSNDGSFSIENVAYGDYVIKIKGVGYATFSQKVSISAKNENSLVFKLSKSENELDEVIVSAQKREENQQNLPVSISTLTEKQIKEYKIWDIKDITAIVPNFNAANPGDNRNVTSIRGITTTSYDPAVATYIDGVNQFGLDTYISQLQDIERIEVLRGPQGTLYGRNAMGGVVNIITKQPTNETTGFAELGIGNFNQQRISAGVRLPIVKDKLFFGASGLYTKRDGYFTNTFNNSNFDKQNSVMGNYYLKFLPNSKLSITLNAKHILNNNNGAFPLASSIDEALSNPYNLNQNSIAKMVDKTFNTSLSLKYNANAFDFVSQTAYQSNYRYYKTPIDGDFSPLDGYAIVNNYGRDWNNVNVISQELRFSSKANSTSKLKWIAGTYLFHQDNPVKQGTHIGADGNLLGAPESNVTYINTNQGKGNGLALFGQGTYALNEKLDLSVGLRYDLEERKQTAQGERQPDGDAVGTIFPETSASASFDAFSPKAGLQYKINSNSNLFATYNRGFRTGGISQLSGDPREALQTYEPEFSNNFEIGSKNTFLANRLRLNLAAFYTTVNNAQVPTLMLPDAITVTKNVGELTSKGIELQTEIIPIKNLELNYNLGFTDAKYKDLTLSDNGNTETFNSRKQLFTPAVTSMLAAQYKQSITESVKSFARVEWKYLGKQYFDLANQLSQNSYHLFNARAGISFKKLEISIWAENLTNKKYVDYAYNFGAAHLATARTYGLLLRTNF, from the coding sequence ATGAAAAAAGTCCTATTACTATGTTTAATGCTAACGTGCAGTTTTGCAGTTTTAGCAAATCAGTCTTTTCAATTTAAAGGTAAAGTAGTTAATAATGTAAATCAAGGAATTTCTAATGCCACAATAGAGATTTTAAATACCAATCACTATACAACTTCTAGTAATGATGGAAGTTTTAGTATCGAAAATGTAGCTTATGGTGATTATGTTATAAAAATAAAAGGTGTCGGGTATGCTACTTTCAGTCAGAAAGTAAGCATCTCAGCTAAAAATGAAAACAGTTTAGTTTTTAAACTTTCTAAATCTGAAAATGAATTGGACGAGGTAATCGTAAGTGCTCAAAAACGTGAAGAAAACCAACAAAATCTGCCAGTAAGTATTTCGACTTTAACAGAGAAACAAATCAAAGAATACAAAATTTGGGATATAAAAGATATTACAGCTATTGTACCTAATTTTAATGCTGCCAATCCTGGTGATAATCGCAATGTCACTTCTATTAGAGGAATTACCACAACATCTTATGATCCCGCTGTGGCTACCTATATTGATGGCGTGAACCAGTTTGGTTTGGATACTTACATCTCACAATTGCAGGATATTGAACGTATCGAAGTTTTGCGAGGTCCTCAAGGAACTTTGTATGGACGAAATGCAATGGGTGGTGTGGTCAACATTATTACCAAGCAGCCAACTAATGAGACAACGGGTTTTGCTGAATTAGGTATAGGTAATTTTAACCAACAACGCATTAGTGCAGGTGTTCGTTTACCTATTGTAAAAGATAAATTGTTTTTTGGAGCAAGTGGTTTGTATACCAAAAGAGACGGTTATTTTACTAATACCTTCAATAACTCTAATTTTGATAAGCAAAATAGTGTCATGGGGAACTATTATTTGAAGTTCCTACCAAACTCCAAATTGTCTATTACTTTAAACGCGAAGCATATTTTAAATAATAATAATGGTGCTTTTCCTTTGGCGTCAAGTATTGACGAGGCGTTATCAAATCCTTATAACTTAAACCAAAATAGTATTGCAAAAATGGTCGATAAGACTTTTAATACTAGTTTGTCATTAAAGTACAATGCCAACGCATTTGATTTTGTTTCACAAACAGCTTACCAAAGCAATTACCGATATTACAAAACGCCTATTGATGGTGATTTTTCTCCATTGGATGGCTATGCAATAGTAAATAATTACGGTAGAGATTGGAATAATGTCAATGTCATTAGTCAAGAATTGCGTTTTAGTTCGAAAGCAAATTCAACATCGAAATTAAAATGGATTGCAGGAACTTATTTGTTTCATCAAGACAATCCAGTAAAACAAGGAACACACATTGGCGCAGATGGAAATTTGTTGGGTGCACCTGAAAGTAATGTAACCTACATCAATACCAATCAAGGAAAAGGAAATGGTTTGGCACTATTTGGACAAGGAACCTATGCACTAAACGAAAAACTGGATCTTTCTGTAGGATTGCGTTATGATCTTGAAGAAAGAAAGCAAACTGCTCAAGGCGAGCGTCAGCCTGATGGTGATGCCGTGGGAACTATTTTTCCAGAAACTTCTGCTTCAGCTAGTTTTGATGCTTTTAGTCCAAAAGCAGGATTACAGTATAAAATCAATTCAAATTCAAACTTATTCGCGACTTATAATAGAGGTTTTAGAACTGGAGGGATAAGCCAATTGTCTGGTGATCCTAGAGAAGCTTTGCAAACCTATGAGCCAGAATTTAGTAACAATTTTGAAATCGGTAGTAAAAACACCTTTTTAGCCAATCGTTTGCGTCTTAATCTAGCTGCTTTTTACACTACAGTAAACAATGCACAAGTACCAACCTTAATGTTGCCAGATGCCATTACCGTTACCAAAAACGTAGGGGAGTTGACTAGTAAAGGTATCGAGTTGCAAACAGAAATTATTCCGATCAAAAATTTAGAATTGAATTATAATCTTGGATTTACAGACGCAAAATATAAAGACTTGACTTTGTCAGACAATGGAAATACAGAAACTTTCAACTCTAGAAAACAATTGTTTACACCTGCTGTTACATCTATGTTGGCAGCACAATATAAACAGTCAATAACAGAGAGTGTCAAATCATTTGCAAGGGTAGAATGGAAGTATTTGGGTAAACAATATTTTGATTTAGCCAATCAACTATCTCAAAACTCCTATCATTTGTTTAATGCTAGGGCTGGAATATCTTTCAAAAAACTAGAAATTTCTATCTGGGCTGAGAATCTAACCAATAAAAAATACGTAGATTACGCTTACAATTTTGGCGCAGCACACTTAGCGACAGCACGCACCTACGGATTACTTTTAAGAACTAATTTTTAA
- a CDS encoding c-type cytochrome, producing MKTIYKFLLSVTMAIAFLLISSTTVSAQVKKATSAEIAEGKALITKSDCLACHKVDAKLVGPSYMDVAKKYIASEANYTLLSQKVVKGGSGVWGPIPMSAHSSLKPEEAKKMIKYILSIK from the coding sequence ATGAAAACTATTTACAAATTTTTATTGTCAGTAACCATGGCAATTGCATTCTTACTTATTTCATCAACTACTGTTAGCGCACAAGTTAAAAAAGCGACATCAGCTGAAATTGCAGAGGGTAAAGCGCTTATTACTAAATCAGATTGTCTGGCTTGTCATAAGGTAGATGCTAAGTTGGTAGGCCCTAGTTATATGGACGTCGCTAAGAAATATATAGCATCGGAGGCTAATTATACTTTATTAAGCCAAAAAGTAGTAAAAGGTGGTTCAGGCGTTTGGGGACCTATTCCTATGTCTGCGCATTCAAGCTTGAAACCAGAAGAAGCCAAAAAAATGATCAAGTATATTTTATCAATTAAATAA
- a CDS encoding family 16 glycosylhydrolase, translated as MKSNYSKTRLVFCLVSSLFVTGLSAQKGPFFEKGNDPKPATQKWSLIKEMSDEFDGKKVDESKWQISGIGWIGRAPGLFLAENISVSDGSLKIISKMLPEKVVKQGKEFTHSGGYVGSKEGKTYGYYECEVKANKTFMSTTFWLINEGKNTSGCDKRTTELDILETVGQITSPKEWMKNFDQQMNSNTHSRNIPEGCDYKKASNGAKAAVSGKVYDDFHVYGVWWKSADEVQFFLDGKHTSTVKPPANFDIKMYLRLVVETYDWNPVPADGGLNGSLKDRTTTYNWVRSWQLVN; from the coding sequence ATGAAATCAAATTACAGCAAAACTAGACTAGTTTTTTGTCTAGTATCTTCACTTTTTGTAACGGGACTTTCTGCTCAAAAAGGCCCTTTTTTCGAAAAAGGAAATGATCCAAAACCTGCAACTCAAAAATGGTCATTGATAAAAGAAATGTCCGATGAGTTTGATGGTAAAAAAGTGGATGAGTCCAAATGGCAAATATCAGGTATAGGATGGATTGGTCGTGCTCCAGGATTATTTTTGGCTGAAAATATTAGTGTTTCTGATGGAAGTCTAAAAATAATTTCTAAAATGTTACCCGAAAAAGTGGTGAAACAAGGGAAGGAATTTACACATAGTGGAGGTTATGTGGGGTCGAAAGAAGGAAAAACTTATGGGTATTATGAGTGTGAAGTAAAAGCAAATAAAACCTTTATGTCTACAACTTTTTGGTTGATTAATGAAGGAAAAAACACATCAGGTTGCGATAAGAGAACTACCGAATTAGATATTTTAGAAACTGTAGGCCAAATTACTAGTCCAAAGGAATGGATGAAAAATTTTGATCAACAAATGAATTCGAATACACACAGTAGAAATATTCCTGAAGGATGCGATTATAAAAAAGCTTCCAATGGTGCTAAAGCAGCAGTAAGTGGAAAAGTATATGATGATTTCCATGTGTACGGAGTTTGGTGGAAAAGTGCTGATGAGGTGCAATTCTTTTTAGATGGTAAACATACTTCAACTGTAAAACCACCAGCAAATTTTGATATTAAAATGTATTTACGATTGGTTGTGGAGACGTATGATTGGAATCCAGTTCCTGCTGATGGAGGATTGAATGGCTCTTTGAAGGATAGAACGACTACTTATAACTGGGTACGCTCTTGGCAATTGGTAAATTAA
- a CDS encoding sulfatase, translated as MKNLKLVTLLFGMVFCVTIQAQERQKNILLICMDDLRPELNSFGVSYIKSPNIDKLASEGRVFLNHYVNSASCGPSRYTMLTGRYGDPGNDAIFERAEKLKVNPNAVPPSMPEWFRNKGYTTVSVGKVSHHPGGLGGKDWNDVNVIEMPNAWNEQLMPVAEWEHPRGAMHGLANGEIRSTEKTKMDVFQSFDGPDTSYPDGHIANEAIKQLGKLASQDKPFFLAVGLIRPHLPFGAPKKYLDLYKNVKLPPIQSPEKPTSVSTWHNSGEFFQYNLWGKNPNTDKEFADEVRKHYAACVSYADEQVGFILAKLKETGADKNTIIVLWGDHGWNLGEHAIWGKHNLFEEGVRSPLIISYPELKAKGKQSNGIVETVDIFPTLYDLSGIEKPSFANGESLLPLLKDAKSNGHVAFSYNGKANSIRTMQYRFTLHKNGATELYDEKSTAKEAKNIAQENPVIVEELKLLLKNKLDKLN; from the coding sequence ATGAAGAATTTAAAATTGGTTACGCTACTTTTTGGAATGGTATTTTGTGTTACAATTCAAGCACAAGAACGTCAAAAAAACATTCTATTAATTTGTATGGATGATTTGCGTCCAGAGCTGAATTCTTTTGGGGTTTCCTATATCAAAAGTCCGAATATAGACAAGCTAGCCAGTGAAGGACGTGTATTTTTAAACCATTATGTAAATTCGGCAAGTTGCGGTCCTTCCCGTTACACCATGTTAACAGGGAGGTACGGAGACCCAGGAAACGATGCTATTTTTGAAAGAGCTGAAAAACTAAAAGTGAACCCAAATGCCGTACCGCCAAGTATGCCAGAATGGTTTAGAAACAAAGGATATACAACAGTTTCGGTAGGTAAAGTATCGCATCATCCGGGCGGTTTAGGAGGTAAAGATTGGAATGATGTAAATGTAATCGAAATGCCAAATGCTTGGAATGAGCAGTTGATGCCGGTGGCAGAATGGGAACATCCACGTGGTGCTATGCACGGTTTGGCAAATGGAGAAATAAGATCGACTGAAAAAACGAAGATGGATGTTTTTCAGTCATTTGATGGTCCAGATACTAGTTATCCTGATGGTCATATAGCCAATGAAGCGATTAAGCAACTCGGAAAATTAGCTAGTCAAGACAAGCCGTTTTTCTTGGCAGTTGGACTTATTAGACCCCATTTGCCGTTTGGCGCTCCAAAGAAATATTTAGATTTGTATAAAAATGTCAAACTCCCACCTATACAAAGTCCAGAAAAACCGACTTCTGTTTCGACTTGGCACAATTCAGGTGAGTTTTTTCAATACAATCTTTGGGGTAAAAATCCAAATACAGATAAGGAATTTGCTGATGAGGTACGCAAGCATTACGCCGCCTGTGTTAGTTATGCCGACGAACAAGTAGGTTTTATTTTAGCGAAATTGAAAGAAACAGGAGCGGATAAAAATACCATCATTGTATTGTGGGGAGATCACGGTTGGAATCTTGGTGAACATGCCATTTGGGGCAAACACAATTTATTTGAAGAAGGCGTTCGTTCACCTTTAATTATTTCCTACCCAGAATTAAAAGCAAAAGGAAAACAATCTAATGGAATTGTTGAAACAGTCGATATTTTTCCAACATTATATGATTTAAGTGGTATCGAAAAACCAAGTTTTGCAAATGGCGAATCATTACTGCCATTACTTAAAGATGCAAAAAGTAATGGTCATGTTGCCTTTAGTTACAATGGAAAAGCGAATAGTATTAGAACAATGCAATACCGATTTACACTTCATAAAAATGGTGCAACAGAATTGTATGACGAAAAATCTACTGCTAAAGAAGCTAAAAATATTGCCCAAGAAAATCCTGTAATAGTAGAAGAATTGAAATTGTTATTGAAAAATAAACTAGACAAATTAAACTAG